The following proteins are co-located in the Spirosoma montaniterrae genome:
- a CDS encoding TolC family protein, which yields MVSFGKSAGLSNDTLYLDVNQDIAVQLLPFDDLMKLAIAYSPFIRSQNETTSSLEAAYAMTKAQLLQNVSGFANYSGGNQSIVAVGDPNTNLNQNPLGQFSNGYRAGVSASISLFDLFGRKHVVRQAYHNHRAAIAQKDLAELMLRRELIVLYQDMITSQQILKVRIMEEQASLTALRLAEAENQKGRGTLETLASATSRYYQSKASSEEGKGTFLKNIHTFEAMLGVPIQRLKRY from the coding sequence ATGGTCTCTTTCGGCAAATCGGCTGGGTTATCCAACGATACATTGTACCTGGATGTCAATCAGGACATTGCAGTGCAATTGCTGCCTTTTGACGACTTGATGAAACTGGCGATTGCGTATTCTCCTTTTATCAGATCGCAAAACGAAACAACCAGTTCTCTCGAAGCGGCCTATGCCATGACGAAAGCGCAACTTCTACAGAATGTATCGGGTTTTGCCAATTATTCAGGTGGAAATCAGTCGATTGTTGCCGTTGGCGATCCAAACACCAACCTGAATCAGAATCCATTAGGTCAGTTCTCCAATGGCTACCGGGCCGGGGTAAGTGCCAGTATTTCGCTATTTGATTTGTTTGGCCGTAAACACGTCGTTCGGCAGGCTTATCATAATCACCGGGCAGCCATAGCCCAGAAAGACCTGGCAGAGTTGATGCTACGTCGCGAATTAATTGTACTATACCAGGACATGATTACGTCGCAGCAAATTCTGAAAGTGCGGATTATGGAAGAGCAGGCGTCTCTGACGGCCCTGCGCCTGGCCGAAGCCGAAAATCAGAAAGGGCGCGGTACGCTCGAAACGCTCGCATCGGCCACCTCGCGTTATTACCAGAGCAAGGCGTCTTCAGAAGAAGGAAAAGGTACTTTTCTAAAAAATATTCACACGTTCGAAGCAATGCTGGGCGTCCCAATCCAGCGGCTAAAACGATATTAA
- a CDS encoding DUF4249 domain-containing protein — protein sequence MRFNHLIYTIVVGLLLTGCDSLRQEVEPKGLTQEPEKLVVACFISPQDTVLAVRVSRSSPVLGTVNSSQPDIPNATVTLSDGDRSVTLQRAFNQQIGYLYYRATPTQLPIVVGRTYTLTVRVPDGRQVSATCTVPGPVALQSMTLDSAVVNEFGRTRKEYYARLRWRDPAGQVNYYRVAGNNEYVYTSRTGGSPNRPSRDTLIRQTGNWFFDNGSTTTDVGRDGQEFVSGRGRLSVAYIWQNGQQQVSRPTGRVNGYLLNVDENYYRYHDAVERQNRVGENPFAEPVLIPSNIQNGLGCFGAFNKSTLSVELK from the coding sequence ATGCGTTTCAATCACCTGATTTATACAATAGTGGTGGGCCTACTACTTACCGGCTGCGATAGTTTACGGCAGGAGGTAGAGCCAAAGGGCCTGACGCAGGAACCGGAAAAATTGGTGGTAGCCTGTTTTATTTCGCCACAAGATACTGTGCTTGCCGTTCGCGTATCGCGGTCGTCGCCTGTGCTGGGAACGGTTAACTCCAGCCAGCCCGATATTCCCAATGCCACCGTAACGCTTTCAGACGGTGATCGGTCCGTAACCTTGCAACGGGCTTTTAACCAGCAGATTGGCTATCTCTATTACCGGGCTACCCCTACTCAGCTACCCATCGTGGTAGGCCGCACCTACACGCTTACAGTGCGTGTTCCCGACGGACGGCAGGTATCGGCTACCTGCACCGTGCCTGGGCCGGTGGCCTTACAAAGCATGACTTTAGATTCGGCAGTGGTGAATGAGTTTGGGCGTACCCGGAAAGAGTATTATGCTCGCCTGCGCTGGCGCGACCCGGCAGGACAAGTCAATTATTACCGGGTTGCGGGTAATAATGAATATGTATATACGAGTCGAACTGGCGGCTCGCCCAACAGGCCATCACGAGATACACTAATCCGGCAGACAGGCAACTGGTTCTTCGACAATGGTTCTACGACTACTGACGTGGGCCGCGACGGGCAGGAATTTGTTTCAGGGAGGGGTCGCCTGTCTGTAGCTTATATCTGGCAGAATGGTCAGCAGCAGGTTAGTCGGCCTACCGGAAGAGTGAACGGCTACCTGCTCAACGTCGATGAAAATTATTATCGCTACCACGACGCCGTGGAGCGGCAAAATCGCGTTGGTGAAAACCCGTTTGCTGAGCCGGTCCTGATTCCGAGCAACATCCAGAATGGTCTCGGCTGCTTCGGCGCATTCAATAAAAGCACGCTGTCGGTAGAGTTGAAGTAG
- a CDS encoding lipoprotein signal peptidase: protein MIRKNPLKFFILTLVLIALDQGVKLAVHYYMAPGFAGQIKLIGDWLKLHYVLNPGMAFGMQLGYEYGKLLLSVFRLFAMFGIGYYLVYLAHRGAPNGLLWAMAMILAGAVGNVIDSTFYGVFLNNAPYGSPTPWFHGQVIDMIFVDVWEGFIPEWVPVWGGQYYSTPIFNVADSCIFIGVCLILFFQRQFFGERPADDSGLLPTSGPDATNAAVMPMAMTDDEPTVAQTPDNVLNIPNEPYPEPTPSSAQSDEQDQVK, encoded by the coding sequence ATGATTCGTAAAAACCCGCTTAAATTTTTTATACTGACGCTCGTCTTAATCGCGCTCGATCAGGGAGTTAAACTGGCCGTTCATTATTATATGGCTCCCGGTTTTGCCGGGCAGATTAAACTAATTGGCGACTGGCTGAAACTTCATTACGTGCTTAATCCGGGCATGGCGTTTGGTATGCAGCTTGGCTACGAGTACGGTAAGTTGCTACTGAGCGTATTTCGCCTGTTCGCCATGTTTGGCATTGGCTATTATCTGGTGTATCTGGCCCATCGGGGTGCACCAAATGGCTTGCTATGGGCAATGGCAATGATTCTGGCGGGGGCTGTTGGTAACGTGATCGACAGCACATTTTACGGCGTCTTTCTGAACAATGCTCCCTACGGTTCTCCCACGCCCTGGTTTCATGGGCAGGTAATCGATATGATTTTTGTGGACGTTTGGGAAGGATTTATTCCCGAATGGGTGCCGGTTTGGGGCGGTCAATATTATTCAACGCCCATCTTCAATGTAGCCGACTCCTGTATTTTTATCGGTGTTTGCCTGATTTTATTCTTTCAGCGACAATTTTTTGGTGAACGTCCTGCCGACGATAGCGGGCTTCTGCCAACTTCCGGCCCCGATGCTACGAATGCCGCTGTGATGCCTATGGCTATGACAGACGACGAACCAACTGTTGCTCAAACACCGGACAACGTTTTGAACATTCCTAATGAACCCTACCCGGAACCCACGCCATCTTCGGCTCAATCCGACGAGCAGGATCAAGTAAAATAA
- a CDS encoding chorismate mutase — protein sequence MKVDLAVEPLESWIETNGKPLIIAGPCSAETEEQVVGTARQLKALDAVHVIRAGVWKPRTRPGSFEGMGEAALPWIQRAKAETGLPFAVEVATPEHIELALKYGIDILWIGARTTVNPFNVQEIADALRGVDVPVLIKNPVNPDLALWVGAFERIAGAGISKLGAIHRGFATGEATKYRNVPMWQMAIELKSIFPQLPMIGDPSHMAGKRAYLNELAQMAMDLNYDGLIVESHIDPDNAWSDAAQQLTPTAFGDMLDHLQIRQVDSANVEFQSFMEQSRRNIDNVDRQIVEMLGARMALVERLAEYKRDNNVTLFQPDRWKEILKTRTELGKKLNLYPELVEEIYKIIHMESIRKQTEVMNNQTA from the coding sequence ATGAAAGTTGACTTAGCCGTAGAGCCGCTTGAGTCGTGGATTGAGACAAACGGCAAACCACTCATTATCGCCGGTCCGTGCAGTGCCGAGACCGAAGAACAAGTTGTTGGAACCGCACGCCAGTTGAAGGCACTCGATGCGGTTCATGTGATCCGGGCGGGAGTCTGGAAACCCCGTACCCGGCCCGGTAGCTTTGAAGGCATGGGCGAGGCCGCCCTGCCCTGGATTCAGCGTGCCAAAGCCGAAACCGGCCTGCCATTTGCCGTTGAAGTTGCCACGCCCGAACATATTGAACTGGCCCTCAAATATGGGATCGATATCTTGTGGATTGGTGCCCGAACCACCGTAAACCCGTTCAATGTGCAGGAAATTGCCGACGCGCTGCGGGGTGTCGACGTGCCGGTACTGATAAAAAACCCGGTAAATCCCGATTTGGCCCTGTGGGTAGGTGCGTTCGAGCGCATCGCAGGAGCCGGTATCAGTAAGTTGGGTGCCATTCACCGGGGCTTTGCCACGGGCGAAGCTACCAAATACCGCAACGTGCCGATGTGGCAGATGGCTATCGAACTGAAGTCGATCTTCCCGCAGTTGCCCATGATTGGCGATCCGAGCCACATGGCCGGTAAGCGTGCCTACCTCAACGAACTGGCGCAGATGGCGATGGACCTCAACTACGACGGTCTGATCGTTGAGTCGCACATCGACCCAGACAATGCCTGGAGCGACGCAGCCCAGCAACTGACGCCCACGGCTTTTGGCGACATGCTCGACCACCTGCAAATTCGCCAGGTCGATTCGGCTAACGTTGAATTTCAGAGCTTTATGGAGCAGTCGCGCCGAAATATCGATAACGTCGACCGGCAGATTGTTGAGATGTTGGGTGCCCGCATGGCCCTCGTTGAACGGCTGGCCGAATACAAACGCGACAACAACGTAACGCTGTTTCAGCCCGACCGTTGGAAGGAGATTCTGAAAACACGCACCGAACTCGGTAAAAAGCTGAATCTGTACCCCGAATTAGTGGAAGAAATCTATAAGATTATCCACATGGAATCGATTCGGAAACAAACCGAAGTGATGAATAATCAAACGGCTTAA
- a CDS encoding glycosyltransferase family 2 protein, translated as MVIFYVLYGFLLFFLLLNVLYICVFAVAGRIGNADDLTTTTVDTHRKIGVLIPAYKEDAVIVDSVLANLRQDYPANRFDLIVIADSLQPDTLAQLGTLPVRVFEVSFPVSTVGKAIRTALDQIQTTDYDIIAVADADNLLAVDFLSRVNEAFAQGWQAIQGHRVAKNTNTSVAVLDAISEEINNSIFRKGSRALGLSSPVIGSGMAFDTALMKQAMTTSVTMGGYDKELEMNIVLNGQSIAYLEKAYVYDEKVAQRAVFENQRTRWIAAQLQFLVHNYKTGCNELLKGRFEVVLGLFRAVIVPRVLLLGVLILLSVAGLFAADNWLWMLPAAMLLTLCVSLLISIPAYLRQKLTVRELLLLPKLMISFGRAILNMQKAFRSFMHTPHTATVGHQPASVPVSARDKTSL; from the coding sequence ATGGTTATTTTTTACGTTCTCTACGGATTTTTATTATTCTTTTTGTTACTCAACGTACTGTATATCTGCGTCTTCGCGGTAGCAGGACGGATTGGTAATGCTGATGATTTAACTACAACAACCGTAGATACTCATAGAAAAATAGGCGTCCTGATTCCGGCCTACAAAGAAGACGCTGTTATTGTTGACTCGGTTTTAGCTAATTTGAGACAGGATTATCCAGCCAATCGATTCGACCTGATTGTAATTGCCGACTCGTTGCAGCCAGATACACTTGCCCAACTTGGTACGTTGCCGGTGCGTGTTTTCGAGGTTTCATTTCCAGTATCGACCGTTGGGAAAGCCATTCGTACAGCCTTAGACCAGATTCAGACAACCGATTATGACATTATTGCTGTAGCCGATGCCGATAACCTGCTGGCGGTCGATTTTCTGAGTCGGGTAAATGAAGCATTCGCGCAGGGCTGGCAGGCCATTCAGGGGCACCGTGTTGCCAAAAACACAAACACGAGCGTGGCAGTGCTCGATGCGATCAGCGAAGAGATCAACAACAGTATATTCCGAAAAGGAAGCCGCGCATTGGGGTTATCGTCGCCAGTAATCGGATCAGGCATGGCCTTCGATACGGCTCTTATGAAACAGGCAATGACAACGTCGGTCACGATGGGTGGGTATGATAAAGAGCTGGAGATGAACATTGTATTGAACGGACAGTCAATTGCTTACCTCGAAAAGGCGTATGTTTACGACGAGAAGGTTGCCCAGCGGGCGGTTTTTGAAAACCAGCGTACCCGCTGGATTGCAGCACAATTGCAGTTTCTTGTTCACAACTACAAAACTGGGTGTAACGAGTTGCTGAAAGGCCGCTTCGAGGTAGTGCTGGGACTCTTTCGGGCTGTGATTGTGCCGCGTGTGCTGTTATTGGGCGTACTCATCCTGCTGAGCGTTGCCGGGCTGTTTGCCGCCGACAACTGGCTCTGGATGTTACCGGCGGCTATGCTGCTTACACTTTGCGTAAGTCTACTGATCTCGATACCTGCTTATCTGCGTCAGAAGCTTACTGTTCGCGAGTTGTTGCTGCTGCCTAAACTAATGATCAGTTTTGGGCGGGCTATTCTTAATATGCAGAAAGCATTCAGGAGTTTCATGCACACGCCACATACGGCTACTGTCGGGCATCAGCCAGCGAGTGTACCGGTTTCGGCGCGTGACAAAACAAGTCTATGA
- a CDS encoding proline dehydrogenase family protein, with amino-acid sequence MPETVQGLTGVKPNVAESNFRPVSFEDTSIAFSAQSDFKLRKTYWLFALMNQGWLVNVGTFFIKIALRLRLPIKFLIKNTIFEQFCGGESIRDAEKTIQYLHNAHVGTILDYSVEGEDTERSFDETTLEILRTIERASESADIPFSVFKVTGIASTELLEAVQIGDSLNKEQKAAFDRVLKRVDTLCRRASERNVRIFIDAEESWIQDTIDTLAYEMMDRYNHERPIVYNTYQMYRWESLDHLRRDTEEARAKGYFLGAKLVRGAYLEKERLRAHEGEYQDPIQPDKEATDHDFNAAIDFCLANRDTVSICLGTHNEYSCQYCVQEMNRLGIAPNDPHIYFAQLLGMSDNISYNLANAGYNVAKYVPYGPVEAVMPYLFRRADENKSIAGQSSREFTLISNELKRRKGCKI; translated from the coding sequence ATGCCGGAAACTGTTCAGGGTCTTACCGGAGTAAAACCAAACGTGGCCGAGAGTAACTTCCGACCTGTTTCCTTTGAAGATACCTCAATTGCTTTTTCGGCTCAGTCGGATTTTAAACTCCGAAAAACCTACTGGCTGTTTGCGTTGATGAATCAGGGATGGCTGGTAAATGTAGGGACTTTTTTCATAAAGATTGCGCTACGCCTGCGTCTTCCCATCAAATTCCTCATCAAAAACACGATTTTTGAACAATTCTGTGGGGGAGAAAGCATTCGCGACGCGGAAAAAACAATTCAATATCTTCACAATGCCCATGTCGGCACCATCCTCGATTATTCGGTAGAAGGCGAAGACACTGAGCGAAGTTTTGATGAAACGACCCTCGAAATTCTGCGTACCATCGAGCGGGCCAGCGAGTCGGCAGATATACCCTTCTCTGTTTTTAAAGTGACGGGTATTGCCTCGACCGAACTGCTCGAAGCGGTTCAAATTGGCGATTCGCTCAATAAAGAGCAGAAAGCCGCTTTCGACCGGGTGCTGAAACGGGTTGATACGCTCTGCCGTCGTGCCAGTGAACGCAACGTCCGCATTTTCATCGACGCCGAAGAAAGCTGGATTCAGGACACCATCGATACGCTGGCCTATGAGATGATGGACCGGTATAACCACGAACGTCCCATTGTGTATAACACCTACCAGATGTATCGCTGGGAAAGCCTCGACCACCTCCGGCGCGATACCGAAGAGGCTCGTGCCAAGGGCTACTTCCTCGGTGCCAAGCTGGTGCGCGGTGCTTACTTAGAAAAAGAACGACTCCGGGCGCACGAGGGTGAGTATCAGGACCCTATTCAGCCCGATAAGGAAGCAACCGACCACGATTTCAACGCTGCCATCGATTTCTGCCTTGCCAACCGCGATACGGTATCGATCTGTCTCGGCACGCATAACGAGTACAGTTGTCAGTACTGTGTTCAGGAAATGAACCGGCTTGGCATTGCTCCCAACGACCCGCATATTTACTTTGCGCAACTGTTGGGCATGAGCGACAATATTTCGTACAATCTGGCGAATGCGGGCTATAACGTAGCAAAATACGTACCGTATGGGCCGGTTGAAGCCGTAATGCCGTACCTGTTCCGCCGGGCCGACGAAAATAAGTCGATTGCCGGACAGAGCAGCCGCGAATTTACGTTGATCAGTAATGAGTTGAAACGCCGAAAAGGCTGTAAAATTTAA